The Nitrospira tepida genome includes a window with the following:
- a CDS encoding Ppx/GppA phosphatase family protein produces the protein MTDQRERAGLILAGVDVGTLTCRLLIARLDEQGRLHELRSDRRILRLGQGVDQTRRLASEAMARVVETLKEWSGVLEAYRPDGVAVVATSAVRDAVNRDEFLDLVKKETGLEVELISGEEEARRTMLGIRSGLPAGVADMLALDIGGGSTEFILDRPGQQPTIRSIDIGVVRLSERLLHHDPPTVEEVEQARDWVRKETEAAVAGMPRLSGLTFVGTAGTITSLAAMAQQLPAYEPARIHNYRLTLATVQQIEQTLLSRTKAQRIGLPGLERGREEVIVSGTIILRTVMETLGMPSVLVSDLGLREGVLTDLAVRMIRR, from the coding sequence GCGGTTGCATGAGCTGCGGTCCGACCGCCGGATTCTCCGCCTCGGACAGGGAGTGGATCAGACTCGGAGGCTGGCGTCCGAGGCAATGGCGAGGGTCGTCGAGACCCTGAAAGAATGGAGCGGGGTGCTGGAGGCGTACCGGCCGGACGGGGTGGCGGTCGTGGCGACCAGCGCCGTGCGTGATGCAGTCAACCGCGACGAGTTTCTGGACCTGGTCAAGAAGGAGACCGGCCTTGAAGTCGAGCTGATTTCGGGAGAGGAGGAAGCCCGCCGGACCATGCTCGGCATTCGCTCAGGATTGCCGGCCGGCGTGGCGGACATGCTGGCACTCGACATCGGGGGCGGGAGCACGGAATTCATCCTCGACCGGCCGGGGCAACAGCCGACTATCCGTTCGATCGACATTGGGGTGGTGCGTCTGTCCGAACGGCTGCTCCATCACGATCCACCGACGGTCGAGGAAGTGGAACAGGCGAGGGACTGGGTCCGAAAGGAAACGGAGGCAGCCGTTGCCGGCATGCCGAGACTATCCGGCCTTACGTTTGTCGGCACGGCCGGCACGATTACGTCGCTCGCTGCGATGGCGCAGCAACTCCCGGCCTACGAACCGGCCAGGATCCACAATTATCGATTGACGCTCGCCACCGTCCAGCAGATTGAGCAGACGCTGCTCAGCCGGACCAAAGCACAAAGGATTGGGCTGCCCGGCCTCGAACGTGGCCGCGAGGAAGTCATCGTGTCCGGCACGATCATTCTCCGCACGGTGATGGAAACGCTAGGCATGCCGAGCGTTCTGGTGAGCGACCTAGGGCTACGCGAGGGAGTGCTGACCGATCTGGCAGTCCGGATGATCAGACGATGA
- a CDS encoding class I SAM-dependent methyltransferase — MKPSVALHDPLTLTDNILVQRAWRIPDLVIYQQGQDEWWVAPLDDNLPLVRLNRVGMEMLGSMTGQITVGALVEKYGKWVCGPDGQSGLWHLQRWALPNYSLCYFGTEPPGGHRHKAKWDVLLQQIREGWSGQEGFEGEAHLADFHVQDLKEAAEDDGHFDLIETTVSHLFREPNEALGGLTYGRLLIKQLRRLGWFTPKPKVILEVGGGLGYVAREMGKDLLPFEKQGIHYLSLDVTRPFLSLQWRRAKEGGWTCTGTQANGEFLPLKDHSIDLVIDNENMADMTPAKLSKQELLTGRGETPLHQEALDWIRRLRLPIETDPPDEVIFNLGPLRFVAELWRVLKPGGRAFLTEFGIEEGWPAPVKLPGHTEYEVQYTHLRQAVRWLGFQERYLPLPPFLGIKPDTKVLCTGAAYTIQRFCQALGRPFAVRAYTEQELAGAIKEMLPKLIGCHYHDIADPAWFGLIDFKVLLLEKPGGAPRPAYQNASGYRWYSQK; from the coding sequence ATGAAACCATCCGTCGCCCTCCATGACCCGCTGACCCTCACGGATAACATCCTTGTCCAACGGGCCTGGCGCATCCCGGACCTCGTAATCTATCAACAGGGGCAGGACGAATGGTGGGTTGCCCCCCTCGACGACAACCTGCCACTGGTCCGCCTCAATCGGGTCGGCATGGAAATGCTCGGCTCCATGACCGGCCAAATCACGGTCGGCGCGCTGGTGGAGAAGTACGGCAAATGGGTCTGCGGGCCGGATGGCCAGTCCGGTCTCTGGCATCTTCAGCGTTGGGCCCTGCCCAACTATTCCCTTTGCTATTTTGGCACGGAACCGCCCGGCGGCCATCGGCACAAGGCCAAGTGGGATGTATTACTCCAGCAGATTCGGGAGGGCTGGTCCGGCCAAGAGGGCTTCGAGGGAGAAGCCCACCTCGCCGATTTCCACGTGCAAGACCTCAAGGAGGCGGCGGAGGACGACGGCCATTTCGACCTGATCGAAACTACGGTCTCCCACCTGTTTCGTGAGCCCAACGAAGCCCTGGGGGGGCTGACCTACGGGCGACTGTTGATCAAGCAATTGCGCCGGCTCGGCTGGTTCACCCCGAAGCCGAAGGTCATCCTCGAAGTCGGCGGCGGACTCGGCTACGTCGCGAGGGAAATGGGCAAGGATCTGTTGCCATTCGAGAAGCAGGGTATCCACTACCTGTCGCTCGATGTGACGCGGCCGTTTTTGTCTTTGCAGTGGCGACGCGCGAAGGAAGGCGGTTGGACCTGCACCGGCACTCAAGCCAACGGGGAATTCCTTCCATTGAAGGACCATTCCATCGATCTCGTGATCGATAATGAGAACATGGCCGACATGACGCCGGCGAAACTGTCGAAACAGGAACTGCTCACCGGAAGGGGCGAGACACCGTTGCATCAAGAAGCGTTGGACTGGATTCGCCGGCTCCGGCTGCCGATCGAGACCGACCCACCAGATGAGGTCATCTTCAACCTCGGGCCGCTACGATTTGTCGCCGAACTCTGGCGGGTGCTCAAGCCGGGCGGGCGGGCGTTTCTGACCGAGTTCGGAATCGAGGAAGGGTGGCCGGCTCCGGTGAAATTACCGGGCCACACGGAGTATGAAGTGCAATACACCCATTTGCGGCAGGCCGTGCGGTGGCTGGGCTTTCAGGAACGGTACCTGCCGCTTCCGCCGTTCCTCGGCATCAAGCCGGATACCAAGGTGCTCTGCACGGGCGCGGCCTATACCATCCAGCGTTTCTGTCAGGCCTTGGGAAGACCCTTCGCCGTCCGCGCCTACACCGAGCAGGAGCTCGCCGGTGCGATCAAAGAGATGTTGCCGAAACTCATCGGCTGCCACTATCACGACATTGCCGATCCGGCCTGGTTCGGCCTGATCGACTTCAAAGTCCTGCTGCTGGAAAAGCCTGGCGGCGCGCCCCGGCCCGCCTATCAGAACGCTTCGGGCTATCGGTGGTATTCGCAAAAATAA
- a CDS encoding cupredoxin domain-containing protein — protein sequence MKAPIVRALILAVSTIGLVGLPLEASMPPLQITIDSGAPYFVPVSANVPSGTAIHWTNPTASPHTITHMGCVDEEGRCMFDSGTILPDGQFTVPGLPPGRYPYYCQLHPIMRGMLVVTDSQSGSSET from the coding sequence ATGAAGGCGCCGATTGTTCGAGCCCTGATTCTGGCTGTCAGCACTATCGGCCTTGTTGGGCTTCCGCTGGAAGCCAGCATGCCGCCGCTTCAGATCACGATTGACAGCGGAGCGCCCTACTTCGTGCCGGTGTCGGCCAACGTGCCATCGGGAACCGCGATTCATTGGACCAATCCGACCGCGTCCCCCCACACGATCACCCACATGGGCTGCGTGGATGAAGAAGGGCGGTGCATGTTCGATTCCGGCACTATACTGCCGGATGGACAGTTCACGGTTCCGGGCCTGCCTCCCGGACGCTATCCCTATTACTGCCAACTCCATCCTATTATGCGAGGTATGCTCGTCGTGACCGATTCGCAGTCCGGCTCGTCGGAGACATGA
- a CDS encoding alpha/beta hydrolase — protein sequence MGRLLWGLLCVAVGVLTLLPPLNRPLWIVSLAGTEWGYWFLIPVLLLWLPGWRGSAMSRMGACLGLFALVLLIAPVFKAWAYGKVLKADMAVAMGHIAPRANAEHPARGAPLVWQDLFRGVSLPQVESYAMSYAKRGEDVVLEVDLYRPPGNAPGSGEPIRRPLVIVLHDGNWESGSRTEQMNLNVYLTNHGYAVAAIDYRLGSSAPYPAALDDLFDAIQYLKGQALSVGFDSRRIILLGRGSGAQLALLAAYRRVDPAIVGVIALYPPTDLGYWYLNPGSQAVVDVRRVLQSHLGVAFEMVGARPLYESASPRTFANGAPPTLLIHGLRDPVIPSAQSDRLAERLHQLRVPHVYVKLPWATHGCDSNFHGPCGQVTTYAIERFLSFVAP from the coding sequence ATGGGACGCCTACTTTGGGGGCTGCTTTGCGTGGCGGTCGGGGTCCTGACCCTGCTGCCGCCGCTCAACCGACCCCTCTGGATCGTCTCGTTGGCCGGGACGGAATGGGGCTATTGGTTTCTGATTCCCGTCCTGCTGCTCTGGCTGCCGGGGTGGCGGGGGAGCGCCATGAGCCGGATGGGAGCATGCTTGGGACTGTTTGCCCTCGTATTGCTGATCGCTCCGGTGTTCAAGGCCTGGGCCTACGGAAAGGTCTTGAAGGCGGATATGGCTGTGGCCATGGGCCATATCGCGCCGCGCGCGAACGCGGAACACCCGGCGCGCGGCGCCCCGCTCGTCTGGCAGGACCTCTTCCGCGGTGTCAGCTTGCCGCAGGTGGAGTCCTATGCCATGAGCTATGCCAAGCGCGGGGAGGATGTCGTGTTGGAGGTGGATCTCTACCGCCCGCCGGGCAATGCGCCCGGTTCCGGGGAGCCGATCAGGCGTCCGTTGGTCATCGTGCTGCATGACGGGAATTGGGAATCGGGCTCGCGCACCGAGCAGATGAATCTGAACGTGTACCTGACGAACCATGGCTATGCGGTCGCCGCGATCGATTATCGGCTGGGCTCTTCCGCTCCTTATCCGGCCGCGCTTGACGATCTCTTTGACGCCATCCAATACCTCAAGGGCCAGGCGCTCAGCGTGGGGTTCGATTCGCGGCGGATCATCCTGTTGGGGCGGGGAAGCGGCGCCCAACTGGCGCTGTTGGCGGCCTATCGGCGAGTCGATCCCGCAATCGTCGGGGTGATTGCTTTGTATCCTCCCACTGACCTTGGCTATTGGTACCTGAATCCGGGGAGCCAGGCCGTGGTGGACGTCAGGAGAGTGCTTCAGAGCCATCTCGGCGTTGCCTTTGAGATGGTTGGGGCCCGCCCCCTCTACGAAAGCGCCTCACCGCGCACATTCGCCAACGGAGCCCCGCCGACGTTGTTGATTCACGGTCTCCGCGACCCGGTGATTCCTTCGGCCCAGAGCGATCGCTTGGCCGAGCGGCTGCATCAATTGCGGGTTCCGCATGTCTATGTCAAACTGCCCTGGGCCACCCATGGTTGCGACAGCAACTTCCACGGGCCATGCGGGCAGGTGACGACCTATGCCATCGAACGGTTTCTCTCCTTCGTCGCGCCGTAG
- a CDS encoding PKD domain-containing protein, whose product MRPSLICWGFLWLSAFSLNVATTAAFELVAPRPSTVVTAGQSIPVSVEVEREAGIRKITYYWYRDEEEPVPPQLAEPALIADSSATPPFGGHLTVPLAAAGRMRLLAVAEVTQGRLGTRPDFDEVLLQVEPPAPIETIEFETEKPWMVQPVGKLTRVPAVGLFQDGLVRAIDSPSTGSQFESSDSNIVRVLEDGWIRVEGPGRASLHVANRGKVGTLDVQVIGDDEPNRPPLANPGEDQTVKGGARVVLSGVQSVDPDGDPLRYEWSQVRGLKVDLTGPNEAKATFIAPKVSAKRLLRFRLQVTDMKGPDTVKGADSLPAYLNIWVEP is encoded by the coding sequence ATGCGACCCAGTCTCATCTGCTGGGGCTTCCTCTGGCTGAGCGCGTTCAGCCTGAACGTGGCGACCACCGCCGCCTTTGAATTGGTCGCCCCGCGACCGTCGACGGTGGTGACGGCTGGTCAATCCATCCCTGTTTCGGTTGAGGTCGAGCGCGAGGCAGGAATTCGCAAGATCACCTATTACTGGTATCGGGATGAAGAGGAGCCGGTTCCGCCGCAACTGGCCGAACCGGCGCTGATCGCCGATAGCTCGGCCACGCCTCCGTTCGGGGGCCACCTGACCGTGCCGTTGGCGGCGGCAGGGCGGATGCGTCTGCTGGCTGTCGCCGAGGTGACGCAGGGGCGATTGGGAACCAGGCCCGACTTTGATGAGGTGCTGTTGCAGGTGGAACCGCCGGCTCCGATTGAGACCATTGAGTTCGAGACGGAGAAGCCCTGGATGGTCCAACCAGTTGGCAAGCTCACGCGAGTGCCGGCCGTGGGCTTGTTCCAGGACGGGCTGGTGCGGGCGATCGATTCCCCCTCGACAGGCAGCCAATTTGAGTCCAGCGATTCGAACATCGTCCGGGTGCTCGAAGACGGTTGGATTCGAGTGGAAGGCCCAGGCCGGGCCTCACTTCACGTCGCCAACCGCGGCAAGGTCGGAACGCTCGATGTTCAGGTGATCGGCGATGATGAACCGAACCGACCCCCCTTGGCAAACCCGGGTGAGGACCAGACGGTCAAAGGAGGGGCTCGGGTCGTGCTCAGCGGGGTTCAAAGCGTGGACCCGGATGGTGATCCGCTTCGATACGAATGGAGCCAAGTGCGCGGCCTCAAGGTCGATCTGACCGGACCGAATGAGGCCAAAGCCACGTTCATCGCCCCCAAGGTCTCTGCGAAGCGGCTGCTTCGGTTCCGGTTGCAGGTCACCGACATGAAAGGCCCCGATACGGTCAAGGGCGCGGACAGTCTGCCGGCCTATCTCAATATTTGGGTCGAACCGTAG
- a CDS encoding S16 family serine protease, with the protein MAGPCPRAAWSPLGIVTSLALSLALAAAPPSSAQIESAIEIPLLAAFHGNDRGVLEMVLIHWDKKPSPDPIALRWIAREVVYGPTHLQAMEAAFRYAIQRASVSSHGTHTGTVSVRGDSYLPTTSDGPSAGAVMTVGFLALLRGDPIQRGIALTGTIDPDGHIGPVGTIPDKVRAAAREGYRTILIPGGQYYDPHWNLDHLSVELGVTIREVNTIEDAYYLMTGRRL; encoded by the coding sequence ATGGCGGGGCCCTGTCCGCGCGCCGCCTGGTCGCCGCTCGGCATCGTCACATCCCTGGCTCTATCACTGGCCCTGGCCGCTGCCCCGCCATCCTCTGCTCAGATTGAGTCGGCAATCGAAATTCCCCTGCTCGCCGCTTTTCACGGCAATGATCGGGGCGTCCTTGAAATGGTGCTCATCCATTGGGACAAGAAACCGTCCCCCGATCCGATCGCCCTCCGGTGGATCGCCCGGGAGGTGGTCTATGGTCCCACTCATCTTCAGGCGATGGAAGCGGCCTTTCGGTATGCCATCCAGCGGGCCTCCGTCTCCTCGCACGGCACCCACACTGGAACGGTCTCGGTGCGCGGAGATTCCTACCTCCCCACGACCAGCGACGGACCCAGCGCCGGAGCCGTGATGACAGTGGGGTTTCTAGCGCTGCTACGGGGAGATCCGATTCAACGGGGCATTGCATTGACCGGAACCATTGATCCGGACGGACACATCGGTCCGGTGGGGACCATTCCGGACAAGGTCCGTGCTGCGGCTCGTGAAGGATATCGGACGATCCTGATCCCCGGAGGGCAGTATTACGATCCCCATTGGAACCTGGATCACTTGAGCGTAGAGTTGGGCGTCACCATCCGGGAAGTGAACACGATCGAGGACGCCTACTACCTGATGACTGGACGGCGATTGTAG
- a CDS encoding pentapeptide repeat-containing protein, protein MSGLSGVGPVLSCELSVGRESQNVVYVRHLGADCSALEREQQAVASQDLLRALKDGQGVDLQGVLVTGDLSLDAVPVASDEQMRKLPVAVRDWIARQGTQDIRLVRGGIAIRDSTVRGSITHRSKQGYLLIEGPVTMAGTRFEGFQDWSRVIFLGPVDWSGAEFAREGFFVQDRFWHDATFDRTTFSGRSRFHRAHFQEAVSFREATFNGLAELLEVTFQGPARFAGARFTQGSGFSGSHFHSVADFSRSLFEREVYFMFTVFEQPALFRGAGFRSVNSYADAEFNGTGDFSTAVFEQAPEFMRTKFKGERLLPSSGSASWPVYLPVYLVAAVAVIFTLLILKQTYRSRSPSSRNG, encoded by the coding sequence ATGAGCGGTTTGTCCGGCGTCGGCCCTGTCCTGTCCTGTGAACTCTCGGTCGGCCGTGAATCTCAGAATGTGGTGTACGTCCGGCATCTTGGGGCGGACTGTTCCGCGCTGGAGCGGGAACAACAGGCCGTCGCCTCACAGGATCTCTTGCGGGCGCTGAAAGACGGGCAGGGCGTCGACCTCCAAGGAGTTCTGGTAACCGGCGATCTGAGCTTGGATGCGGTGCCGGTCGCATCGGACGAACAGATGCGAAAACTGCCCGTAGCGGTGCGTGACTGGATTGCGCGGCAAGGCACCCAGGACATTCGCCTTGTCAGGGGCGGGATTGCCATCCGGGATTCCACGGTGCGGGGATCGATAACCCATCGCAGCAAGCAAGGATACCTGCTGATCGAGGGGCCGGTGACGATGGCCGGCACGAGGTTCGAGGGATTCCAGGACTGGTCGCGGGTCATCTTTCTGGGTCCAGTGGACTGGTCCGGCGCAGAATTTGCGCGCGAAGGATTCTTTGTGCAGGATCGGTTCTGGCACGACGCGACGTTCGATCGGACGACGTTCAGCGGCCGATCACGATTTCACCGTGCGCACTTTCAGGAAGCGGTGTCCTTTCGCGAGGCCACGTTCAACGGATTGGCGGAACTGTTGGAAGTGACCTTCCAAGGACCGGCGCGCTTCGCCGGCGCCCGGTTCACGCAGGGCTCGGGCTTCTCCGGAAGCCATTTTCATTCGGTGGCCGATTTCTCGCGGAGCCTGTTCGAACGGGAGGTCTATTTCATGTTCACGGTCTTTGAGCAGCCTGCCTTGTTTCGCGGGGCGGGCTTTCGTTCGGTCAACAGTTATGCGGATGCGGAGTTCAATGGGACCGGGGATTTTTCGACCGCCGTGTTCGAGCAGGCGCCTGAATTTATGAGGACGAAGTTCAAGGGAGAGCGGTTGTTGCCCTCCAGCGGGTCCGCGTCCTGGCCCGTCTATCTGCCGGTCTATCTGGTTGCGGCGGTCGCCGTGATCTTCACCCTGTTGATCCTCAAGCAGACCTATCGATCGCGAAGCCCGTCCAGCCGAAACGGCTGA
- a CDS encoding segregation and condensation protein A → MEQVELPYQVRLEKFEGPLDLLLHLIRQNQINIYDIPIALIAQQYLDYLETMRSLNLAVAGEFLVMAATLLQIKSRMLLPVEERALDDEDGPDPREELVRRLLEYKQFKEAATELEDQSRRWRNVFTRPPEPLPAEEPEEYLAEDVSLFELVDALHDILARTPAATVMDIIPDHLTVRNQMNVIVERLEARESATFGELFEGPITRAMVIVTFLALLELIRLRIIRAYQAELFGTILISRTFTAMADVEDQVEES, encoded by the coding sequence GTGGAGCAGGTCGAACTTCCCTATCAGGTCCGACTTGAGAAGTTTGAAGGTCCGCTCGATCTGTTGCTCCACCTCATCCGGCAGAACCAGATCAACATCTACGATATTCCGATCGCGCTGATTGCCCAGCAGTATCTCGACTATCTGGAAACCATGCGCTCGTTGAATCTGGCCGTGGCGGGAGAATTCCTCGTCATGGCCGCGACCCTATTGCAGATCAAATCCCGCATGTTGCTGCCGGTGGAGGAGCGCGCCCTTGACGACGAGGACGGGCCCGATCCGCGCGAAGAATTGGTCCGTCGTCTCTTGGAGTACAAGCAGTTCAAGGAGGCGGCGACTGAACTGGAAGACCAGTCGCGGCGGTGGCGGAACGTCTTCACCAGGCCGCCTGAACCCTTGCCGGCCGAGGAACCGGAGGAATATCTCGCGGAGGATGTCTCTTTGTTTGAGTTGGTCGATGCCTTGCACGACATCCTTGCCCGTACGCCGGCCGCGACCGTCATGGACATCATTCCCGATCACCTGACGGTTCGGAACCAAATGAATGTCATTGTGGAACGGCTGGAGGCTCGGGAATCGGCGACGTTCGGTGAGTTGTTCGAAGGGCCGATCACGCGGGCGATGGTGATCGTGACGTTCCTGGCATTGCTCGAATTGATCCGGCTGCGAATCATCCGCGCCTATCAAGCGGAGTTGTTCGGCACGATCCTGATCTCGCGGACGTTTACGGCTATGGCCGACGTCGAAGACCAGGTCGAAGAGAGTTAA
- the scpB gene encoding SMC-Scp complex subunit ScpB — translation MSDLGDRIEPAAESFEISAQNESNGDGAYVGGICDPNETAEVDPSGVTNPAMTGERDEAHPADAEIKAVLEALLFVSGEPLSVERCTAILGHVTKSHVQMALRELQQDYQQEGRALQVVQVAGGYRLATKEQFAPWIRRLDKAKAPAKLSRSAVESLAIIAYRQPIVRGEIEKIRGVETSGVLRTLLERKLVRMVGRKDEPGRPIMYGTTKHFLEHFGLKSLADLPPLREFKELGEGDQVSLLSEEALGGTGDERDPEPDCSHAMAEEQAGLASADSLSPELHDAPCLTIDESNDRIEATDEAETMPDLIPESANA, via the coding sequence ATGAGTGACCTCGGTGATCGAATCGAGCCGGCGGCCGAGTCGTTTGAAATATCGGCGCAGAATGAATCGAACGGAGACGGCGCGTATGTGGGCGGGATATGCGATCCGAACGAAACGGCCGAAGTCGATCCATCCGGCGTCACGAATCCAGCGATGACTGGCGAACGGGACGAGGCGCACCCGGCCGATGCGGAGATCAAGGCCGTACTGGAAGCCCTGCTGTTCGTGTCCGGCGAGCCGCTCTCGGTCGAGCGTTGCACGGCGATTCTCGGCCATGTGACCAAAAGTCACGTGCAGATGGCGCTGCGTGAACTCCAGCAGGACTATCAGCAGGAGGGACGCGCGCTCCAGGTGGTCCAGGTGGCCGGCGGATACCGGCTGGCCACCAAAGAACAGTTTGCGCCCTGGATCAGGCGCTTGGACAAGGCCAAGGCGCCGGCCAAGTTGTCCCGGTCGGCGGTGGAGTCGTTGGCGATCATCGCCTACCGCCAGCCGATCGTCCGCGGAGAGATCGAAAAAATCCGCGGCGTGGAGACGTCCGGTGTCCTGCGGACGCTGCTCGAGCGCAAGTTGGTCCGGATGGTGGGACGCAAGGACGAGCCTGGCCGCCCGATCATGTACGGCACGACCAAGCATTTCTTGGAACATTTTGGGCTCAAGAGTCTGGCCGATCTGCCGCCGCTGCGTGAATTCAAGGAGTTGGGTGAGGGCGATCAAGTGTCGCTCCTGAGCGAAGAGGCCCTCGGCGGGACGGGCGACGAGCGCGATCCCGAGCCGGACTGCTCCCATGCGATGGCCGAGGAACAGGCGGGACTGGCCTCGGCAGATTCGTTATCGCCGGAATTGCACGATGCTCCCTGCCTCACGATCGACGAATCCAACGATAGGATCGAAGCCACGGATGAGGCTGAGACCATGCCGGATTTGATTCCGGAGTCGGCCAACGCCTGA